The following are encoded together in the Capsulimonas corticalis genome:
- a CDS encoding trypsin-like peptidase domain-containing protein codes for MIFVSRPRRRGNMLAASALMLTLSAPAGPLLAAPAKPAGTIPPPPTSPEQKSLLLDMQDAFTKIAKTVEPSVVNIKVERFRSVDATDFGMSPDQSPGDGPDTPDTPTTPDAPVKPGAPAPPTDKSAPKSGAPETPKKPKPQTPSKGPAAPPSTGTPGAPPNSHPLTPRTQRRFEATGSGVIVRPDGYILTNDHVVDGAANGMVTVTLSDGRQFKGKVYPDYRSDLAVVKIDPGNAKLPAAQFADSGQVQPGQWAIAVGSPFNLENTMTVGVISALGRHQRIPGETAGSGRYYPDLIQTDAAINPGNSGGPLFNIDGNVIGINVAIESPVEASSGVGFAIPSATAQSIMNSLITKGKVTRGYLGIAPDDLTPALQQEFSQAAGAFVRDVRVDSPAGKAGIEASDIITYFNGEPVTGEVSLRQAIADTEPGKSIKVAYVRGGVPLVTNVTLIPAPPVPGEVPSASDVTNPATSKLGLSIRDITPHDRQEMSLPATTQGVTVVAVETNSPAEAASLSAGMPLVGTVIQRVGKTTVKNKVDFDQALKVIGDSDSFTISVVYSAGGDLHQTAVTINR; via the coding sequence ATGATTTTCGTCAGCCGCCCACGACGCCGGGGGAATATGCTCGCAGCGAGCGCCCTGATGTTGACACTGTCCGCCCCCGCCGGTCCTCTGCTCGCCGCTCCGGCGAAGCCGGCGGGGACGATCCCGCCCCCACCCACGTCGCCGGAGCAAAAGTCGCTGCTGCTCGATATGCAGGACGCCTTCACGAAGATTGCGAAAACAGTCGAACCGAGCGTCGTCAATATCAAAGTGGAGCGCTTCCGCAGCGTGGACGCGACGGATTTCGGCATGTCGCCGGATCAATCGCCTGGAGACGGTCCCGATACCCCCGATACTCCGACCACGCCGGACGCTCCCGTGAAGCCCGGCGCGCCCGCGCCGCCGACCGACAAGAGCGCGCCGAAATCCGGCGCGCCGGAGACGCCCAAGAAGCCGAAGCCCCAGACGCCGTCCAAAGGCCCGGCGGCTCCGCCGTCCACGGGAACCCCGGGCGCGCCCCCGAACTCTCATCCTTTGACGCCGCGCACGCAGCGGCGCTTTGAGGCGACGGGATCCGGCGTGATCGTACGCCCCGACGGCTATATCCTGACCAACGACCACGTCGTCGACGGCGCCGCCAACGGCATGGTGACGGTCACCCTCTCCGATGGCCGCCAGTTCAAGGGGAAGGTCTATCCCGACTACCGCAGCGACCTCGCCGTCGTGAAAATCGATCCCGGCAACGCCAAGCTGCCCGCCGCCCAGTTCGCGGACTCGGGGCAGGTCCAGCCCGGCCAGTGGGCCATCGCCGTCGGCAGCCCATTCAATCTGGAAAATACGATGACGGTCGGCGTCATCAGCGCCCTGGGCCGCCACCAGCGCATCCCGGGAGAAACCGCCGGCTCCGGCCGGTACTATCCCGACCTGATCCAAACGGACGCGGCGATCAATCCCGGCAACTCCGGCGGTCCCCTCTTCAACATTGACGGCAATGTTATCGGCATCAACGTCGCAATCGAATCCCCGGTCGAAGCCAGCTCCGGCGTCGGGTTCGCCATCCCCAGCGCCACCGCGCAGTCGATTATGAACTCGCTGATCACCAAAGGGAAGGTAACACGCGGTTACCTCGGCATCGCCCCGGATGACCTGACCCCTGCCCTTCAGCAGGAGTTCAGCCAGGCGGCCGGCGCCTTTGTCCGCGATGTCCGTGTGGACAGTCCCGCCGGCAAAGCCGGCATTGAAGCCTCGGACATCATCACCTACTTCAACGGCGAGCCCGTCACCGGCGAGGTCAGCCTCCGGCAGGCGATCGCCGACACCGAGCCCGGCAAGTCGATCAAAGTGGCGTATGTGCGCGGCGGCGTCCCGCTCGTCACCAACGTCACCCTGATCCCCGCGCCGCCCGTTCCCGGCGAAGTGCCCAGCGCTTCCGACGTCACCAACCCGGCGACCTCCAAGCTCGGCCTGAGCATCCGCGACATCACCCCGCACGACCGCCAGGAGATGTCTCTCCCCGCGACCACGCAAGGCGTCACGGTTGTCGCCGTCGAGACAAACAGCCCGGCGGAAGCCGCCTCCCTGTCGGCCGGCATGCCGCTCGTCGGCACCGTCATCCAGCGCGTCGGCAAAACCACGGTCAAGAACAAAGTCGACTTCGACCAGGCGCTCAAAGTCATCGGCGACTCCGACTCCTTCACGATTTCGGTAGTCTACAGCGCCGGCGGCGACCTCCATCAAACCGCAGTTACAATCAATCGATAA
- a CDS encoding anti-sigma factor family protein: MNCRRTRELLSPYSDGRLTGVQMLEVAQHMERCSACREEYHVIQEVKVLLRAVSRPQPTSALEYEIRKRIATEEAISQINLCLSFSVRPQRAKRLATAMALSCISVLAVAAPFGAGTLALTYSRQPDKHMPFTVALTRRAPTPLLSVSDPASGDIFASPTVPIMHLDRGIEARRDYGQEGYGLMVSQNPGYASFAEQQFSSFGDPRAYSRNRR, translated from the coding sequence GTGAATTGTCGCAGAACACGAGAGCTGCTATCTCCCTATTCTGATGGCCGATTGACAGGTGTTCAGATGCTGGAGGTTGCCCAGCATATGGAGCGCTGCTCCGCCTGTCGTGAAGAATATCACGTCATCCAGGAAGTCAAAGTCCTGCTGCGGGCGGTTTCCCGCCCGCAGCCGACCAGCGCTCTGGAGTATGAGATCCGGAAACGCATTGCGACGGAAGAAGCGATCTCGCAGATCAATTTGTGCCTTTCGTTCTCCGTTCGTCCGCAGCGGGCGAAACGCCTGGCTACGGCCATGGCGCTCTCCTGCATCAGCGTTCTGGCCGTTGCGGCTCCGTTCGGGGCCGGCACGCTGGCGCTGACCTATTCACGGCAGCCGGACAAGCACATGCCCTTCACTGTGGCGCTCACTCGGCGCGCACCCACTCCTCTGCTCAGCGTCTCCGACCCGGCGAGCGGCGATATCTTCGCCAGCCCCACCGTCCCGATCATGCATCTGGATCGCGGCATCGAGGCGCGCCGAGATTACGGTCAAGAGGGATATGGCTTGATGGTCTCTCAGAATCCCGGATACGCCTCGTTCGCCGAACAGCAGTTCAGCAGCTTCGGCGATCCACGGGCGTATTCCCGTAATCGTCGATGA
- the rpsU gene encoding 30S ribosomal protein S21: protein MTQVQVRPNESLDSALKRFKKQIQQTGILKEAREHEHYEKPSDKKRKAEAAARRKRSKNEDKEKN from the coding sequence TTGACGCAGGTTCAGGTGCGGCCTAATGAGTCGCTCGACAGCGCGCTGAAGCGCTTTAAGAAGCAAATTCAGCAGACTGGAATTCTCAAGGAGGCTCGTGAGCACGAGCATTACGAGAAGCCCAGCGACAAGAAGCGCAAGGCGGAAGCCGCTGCGCGGCGCAAGCGTAGCAAGAACGAAGACAAAGAGAAGAACTAG
- the ybeY gene encoding rRNA maturation RNase YbeY, whose protein sequence is MRREDASKDSEISIVLCDDDFIQDLNRAHRGKDKPTDVLSFPQDDDLVLGDIVISLPTAERQARAAGWPMEDEVVLLGIHGVLHLLGYDDETAEEAARMRDISAEVLTASGIALPPGSQHPYFVDYD, encoded by the coding sequence TTGCGGCGTGAAGACGCCTCGAAGGATTCGGAGATCAGCATCGTTCTTTGCGACGACGACTTTATCCAGGATTTGAACCGCGCCCATCGCGGCAAGGATAAACCGACGGATGTGCTGTCGTTTCCTCAGGACGACGATCTCGTTTTGGGGGACATCGTCATTTCTCTTCCGACCGCCGAACGGCAGGCGCGGGCGGCTGGCTGGCCGATGGAGGACGAGGTCGTTTTGCTCGGGATCCATGGCGTGCTCCACCTTCTTGGGTATGATGACGAAACGGCGGAAGAGGCCGCGCGGATGCGCGATATCTCCGCCGAAGTCCTGACGGCGTCGGGAATCGCCCTTCCTCCCGGATCGCAGCATCCCTACTTTGTCGACTATGATTAA
- a CDS encoding HD family phosphohydrolase: MAKEPGHSFTFSRTGRSRLSLRHADTPARVKSRKPGRRAPQVRPAFNFGRIALYFITLLTLSALLSLHLLPDKVALHVGDVSDIDVRAQRTTSYVDQLATQQLRDEAAARAEVAYTSVPYAASESDQTIQDIFTHLRRERSAAAPSAPHVAAILRQEVGVMVSTPSLLAPLLQDATAGYHIDQAERVMRSAVHDALENEIRDDHPADLSRAQEEVAEKISASMLPRSYLPAVTRLANSAVHPNRARDDRRTEAARDAERRLVAPQINRIFTGDLVVRRGETVTTATVDKLRALGLQNPRLDPMMIACVSLLVTMLLSLVCLYLSRYYPRVYVSTKTLVLLSVLVVLCILGLKLGDTILGVRLSGSQYGYVGMLCVASTGMLISALVNPRLALLITALLAAQSGFILGDDLRFCIMTLLSTLVGIYAVSDIRSRSDVVRAAAALSLVNVALSLVVGKIENDAWADMQRAAFWAIGSGVMSVALFSLGAALFERLFGITTHLGLLELSDPNRPLLQKFCQLAPGTYTHSVMVGNLAVTACEAIGADALLCRVGAYYHDLGKMRRPEFFIENQLGGSNIHNKLNPSLSALVLTAHVKEGLEIAEEENLPPVIKDFISQHHGTSLIRYFYHQQTLFDGGDAAPGLEQQFRYGGPKPQSRETAILMLADSVEAASRTLDKPTVGRIEDLVDQIISTHLGDGQLDECDLTLRDLRGIRDAFVHLLGGMLHNRIEYPDALKQASGKTDKTDKNGITDKPADERVLIAEVQEEPEVGDKSSVAA; this comes from the coding sequence ATGGCAAAAGAACCCGGACATTCCTTTACATTCTCGCGCACCGGACGATCCCGTCTGTCGCTGCGCCACGCGGATACTCCCGCTCGCGTCAAATCGCGCAAGCCCGGACGACGCGCGCCTCAAGTGCGTCCCGCATTCAATTTTGGGCGAATCGCGCTTTATTTCATCACCCTCCTCACTCTTTCCGCACTCCTTTCTCTGCACTTACTTCCCGATAAAGTCGCCCTGCATGTCGGCGACGTGAGCGATATCGACGTTCGCGCGCAGCGAACCACGAGCTATGTGGATCAGCTCGCGACCCAGCAGCTGCGAGATGAAGCCGCCGCGCGCGCCGAAGTCGCCTACACATCGGTCCCGTACGCCGCCTCCGAGTCCGATCAGACGATTCAGGACATCTTCACGCATTTGCGCCGCGAGCGGTCCGCCGCCGCGCCGAGCGCGCCGCATGTCGCGGCGATTTTGCGTCAGGAAGTCGGCGTGATGGTTTCGACGCCTTCGCTGCTGGCGCCGCTGCTTCAGGACGCCACCGCCGGCTACCATATCGATCAGGCGGAGCGCGTGATGCGCTCGGCTGTCCACGACGCCCTGGAGAACGAAATTCGCGACGATCATCCCGCCGATCTTTCGCGCGCCCAGGAAGAAGTCGCGGAAAAGATCTCCGCCTCGATGCTGCCCAGGTCCTATCTACCGGCCGTGACGCGTCTCGCCAACTCGGCGGTGCATCCCAACCGCGCGCGCGACGACCGCCGGACGGAAGCGGCCCGCGACGCCGAACGGCGCCTTGTCGCTCCTCAGATCAACCGGATCTTCACCGGAGACCTGGTGGTCCGGCGCGGCGAAACGGTGACGACCGCGACCGTCGACAAGCTGCGCGCTCTCGGACTGCAAAACCCCAGGCTCGATCCGATGATGATCGCCTGTGTTTCTCTGCTGGTGACGATGCTGCTGAGCCTGGTCTGCCTTTATTTGTCGCGCTACTATCCGCGAGTGTACGTTTCGACGAAGACATTGGTCCTGCTGAGCGTCCTGGTCGTACTCTGTATCCTCGGACTGAAGCTTGGCGACACCATTCTGGGCGTGCGCCTCTCCGGATCACAATATGGATATGTCGGCATGCTCTGCGTCGCCTCGACGGGCATGCTGATTTCGGCGCTGGTGAATCCTCGGCTCGCGCTGCTGATTACGGCGCTGCTCGCGGCGCAGTCCGGGTTTATTTTGGGCGACGACCTGCGCTTCTGTATCATGACGCTGCTCTCCACGCTGGTGGGAATCTACGCCGTCTCCGATATTCGTAGCCGCAGCGACGTCGTTCGCGCCGCCGCCGCGCTCAGCCTCGTCAATGTCGCGCTTTCGCTGGTGGTCGGCAAGATTGAAAACGACGCCTGGGCGGACATGCAGCGCGCCGCGTTCTGGGCGATCGGGTCCGGCGTCATGTCCGTGGCGCTCTTTTCGCTGGGCGCCGCGCTTTTCGAGCGTCTCTTCGGCATCACGACGCATCTGGGGCTGCTGGAGCTTTCGGATCCCAATCGGCCGCTGCTGCAAAAGTTCTGTCAGCTTGCGCCAGGCACCTACACCCACTCCGTCATGGTCGGCAATCTGGCGGTCACGGCGTGCGAGGCGATCGGCGCCGATGCGCTGCTCTGCCGCGTCGGCGCTTACTACCATGACCTGGGGAAAATGCGCCGGCCCGAGTTCTTTATCGAGAACCAGCTCGGCGGCTCCAATATCCACAACAAGCTGAACCCGTCGCTGTCGGCCCTTGTCCTGACGGCTCATGTGAAGGAAGGTCTGGAGATCGCGGAGGAAGAAAATCTGCCGCCGGTCATCAAGGACTTCATTTCCCAGCATCACGGCACCAGCCTGATCCGATACTTCTACCACCAGCAGACACTGTTCGACGGCGGCGACGCCGCCCCCGGCCTGGAGCAGCAGTTCCGCTACGGCGGTCCCAAGCCGCAGAGCCGCGAAACGGCGATCCTGATGCTCGCGGACAGCGTCGAAGCGGCGTCGCGCACGCTGGACAAGCCGACCGTGGGCCGTATCGAGGATCTGGTGGATCAGATTATCAGCACGCACCTGGGCGACGGCCAATTGGACGAATGCGATCTCACCCTGCGCGACCTGCGCGGGATTCGTGACGCCTTCGTGCACCTGCTCGGCGGCATGCTGCACAATCGCATTGAATATCCGGACGCATTGAAACAAGCTTCGGGCAAAACGGATAAGACGGATAAGAATGGAATTACTGATAAGCCGGCGGACGAACGAGTACTCATCGCTGAAGTACAAGAAGAGCCTGAGGTCGGCGATAAAAGCTCTGTTGCGGCGTGA
- a CDS encoding sigma-70 family RNA polymerase sigma factor, producing MAEMIDAAATPQSLAGAAQGQVERRHEFDRLVQRYHKHAYNIAYRMTGNHADAEDLTQEAFVRAFRFFGNYRRDWPFDNWLYKIMSNLFVDDLRRKPKARLQSLDQPLDMGGRSDDVFLEIPDAASNPERMVMSDELDEHIQRALNSLPADFRMTVVLADIEGMSYEEVSAAMRCSLGTVRSRLHRGRKLLRQKIAQFQVERKLAEAH from the coding sequence ATGGCAGAAATGATCGACGCCGCAGCGACACCGCAGAGTCTCGCCGGCGCCGCCCAGGGGCAGGTTGAACGCCGTCATGAATTCGACCGCCTTGTTCAGCGCTATCATAAACACGCATATAATATTGCTTATCGTATGACCGGCAACCACGCCGACGCTGAGGACCTCACTCAGGAGGCGTTTGTCCGCGCGTTCCGATTTTTTGGCAATTATCGCCGGGACTGGCCGTTCGACAACTGGCTTTACAAGATCATGTCGAACCTGTTTGTCGATGATCTGCGACGCAAACCGAAGGCGCGCCTACAGTCTCTGGATCAGCCGCTCGATATGGGCGGACGCTCGGACGATGTTTTTCTGGAGATCCCCGACGCCGCCTCCAATCCGGAGCGGATGGTAATGTCCGATGAGCTGGACGAACATATCCAGCGCGCGCTCAATAGCCTGCCGGCGGATTTCCGCATGACGGTGGTATTGGCGGACATCGAAGGCATGTCCTATGAAGAAGTCAGCGCGGCGATGCGCTGTTCGCTCGGCACCGTTCGGTCCCGCCTGCACCGAGGACGCAAGCTGCTTCGGCAGAAGATCGCGCAGTTCCAGGTGGAGCGCAAGCTTGCGGAGGCGCATTGA